A single region of the Vicia villosa cultivar HV-30 ecotype Madison, WI linkage group LG4, Vvil1.0, whole genome shotgun sequence genome encodes:
- the LOC131597736 gene encoding zinc finger CCCH domain-containing protein 48-like — translation MTEIKHFQFHHVEYLVLKMLSIYIGSDKAGCYCIAIDPTGREKTQIAKVSPKHVCKYWMNGDCVRGEHCRNLHSWFYGDGFATLVKLQGHKKLVIGIALPHGSNKLYSGSTDGTLRTWDCVTGQCTNLTNLGAEATSLISEGPWIFVGLPNIVKAWNMQTASHLTLDGPKGRVLAMVVGNDTLLAGAEAVLNPIPLLNWLHHYADTLNLLFAWLLDVTRCCTQDPRIKASRFGT, via the exons ATGACAGAGATAAAGCATTTCCAATTTCATCATGttgaatatttggttttgaaaatgCTTAGTATTTACATTGGTAGTGACAAAGCTGGTTGTTATTGCATCGCAATTGACCCAACAGGCAG AGAAAAGACACAAATTGCTAAGGTTTCTCCAAAGCATGTCTGCAAATATTGGATGAATGGCGATTGTGTTCGTGGTGAACATTGCCGGAATTTACATTCCTGGTTTTATGGTGATGGCTTTGCCACATTAGTAAAGCTTCAAGGACACAAGAAG CTTGTCATTGGAATTGCACTTCCACATGGATCAAACAAACTTTATTCTGGCAGCACCGATGGGACACTTCGGACATGGGACTGTGTTACTGGTCAATGTACTAATTTGACGAATCTTGGTGCTGAAGCTACCTCTTTGATCAGTGAGGGCCCGTGGATTTTTGTTGGTCTGCCTAACATTGTCAAG GCATGGAATATGCAAACTGCTTCACATTTAACTCTCGATGGACCTAAGGGACGAGTCCTTGCCATGGTTGTTGGCAATGATACACTCTTAGCTGGAGCAGAG GCAGTTCTAAATCCAATTCCCCTTTTGAACTGGTTGCATCACTACGCGGACACACTAAATCTGTTGTTTGCCTGGCTGTTGGATGTAACAAGATGTTGTACTCAAGATCCAAGGATCAAAGCATCAAG GTTTGGGACCTAG